One Actinospica robiniae DSM 44927 genomic region harbors:
- a CDS encoding DUF3592 domain-containing protein, giving the protein MRIRGGPSRHSIGQWLVCGVFAVCAAGLLVGAVYVPVRTIDVEDNGIRTSALVQDERRDGRKTDYELSFTLQDGLSFDTWTSDVHAGTHVGASIQIAYLAADPGSAEDVRDLGTWWLAPLIFAPVGGFLGCSGWTMWRLTPEAFLFLLRSRAGHRR; this is encoded by the coding sequence ATGCGCATACGGGGCGGGCCGTCGAGACACAGTATCGGCCAGTGGCTGGTCTGCGGAGTGTTCGCCGTCTGCGCCGCGGGTCTGCTGGTCGGGGCCGTCTACGTGCCCGTCCGCACCATAGACGTCGAGGACAACGGCATCCGCACGAGCGCGCTCGTGCAGGACGAGCGCCGCGACGGCAGGAAGACCGATTACGAACTCAGCTTCACGCTCCAGGACGGGTTATCGTTCGACACGTGGACGAGCGACGTGCACGCCGGTACGCACGTCGGCGCCTCCATCCAGATCGCCTATCTCGCCGCCGACCCCGGCAGCGCCGAAGACGTGCGCGACCTCGGCACCTGGTGGCTCGCGCCGCTGATCTTCGCTCCGGTGGGCGGCTTCCTCGGTTGTTCCGGCTGGACGATGTGGCGGCTGACCCCGGAGGCCTTCCTATTCCTGCTCCGCAGCCGCGCTGGGCACCGCCGCTGA
- a CDS encoding cupin domain-containing protein → MSMAYLAQPDQQQQLEWLNGGTLAMLLDGKATDGQLMIGRFDVAEGEAPPYHRHTREDEVFLLLKGTALVWCDDQEYELAEGGVVYLPRNIPHGYRITSKKADLLMINTPAGIEGMFRETGRDKSAPRPAGFEVKPDPSLANKYGNVIVGPPR, encoded by the coding sequence ATGAGCATGGCGTATCTCGCACAGCCGGACCAGCAGCAGCAACTCGAATGGCTCAACGGCGGCACGCTGGCGATGTTGCTCGACGGCAAGGCGACCGACGGGCAGTTGATGATCGGGCGCTTCGACGTCGCCGAGGGCGAGGCGCCTCCGTACCACCGGCACACCCGGGAGGACGAGGTCTTTCTCCTACTCAAGGGCACGGCGCTCGTCTGGTGCGACGACCAGGAGTACGAGCTCGCCGAGGGCGGCGTCGTCTACCTGCCCCGCAACATCCCGCACGGCTATCGCATCACCTCGAAGAAGGCCGACCTACTGATGATCAACACGCCGGCCGGCATCGAGGGGATGTTCCGCGAAACCGGCCGCGACAAGTCCGCGCCGCGCCCAGCCGGCTTCGAGGTCAAGCCGGACCCGAGCCTGGCGAACAAGTACGGCAACGTCATCGTCGGACCTCCCCGTTGA
- a CDS encoding PH domain-containing protein gives MGKTRFSMPPGQMLLGGVGLPVVALSIGLAQGGYMGGHKHVLAAPIIAGIVAIGFVVMFFGRTTVLKPEGIAYGYFFFATRPIAWARITDVTADSKVPLKAGRLSWQVTIHLDGGGAVRLPAPYAVGSEPSAAFRAEYEAIHQRWHQEKAHTKSPTRRGRRRSAR, from the coding sequence GTGGGGAAAACCAGATTCAGCATGCCGCCCGGGCAGATGCTGCTCGGAGGCGTTGGGTTGCCGGTTGTGGCGCTCTCGATCGGGCTGGCCCAGGGCGGGTACATGGGCGGCCACAAGCATGTACTTGCCGCACCGATCATTGCCGGGATCGTGGCGATCGGTTTCGTGGTCATGTTCTTCGGGCGCACTACTGTGCTGAAGCCGGAGGGCATCGCATATGGGTATTTCTTCTTCGCCACTCGGCCGATCGCCTGGGCGCGCATCACCGACGTCACGGCGGACTCCAAGGTCCCGCTGAAGGCTGGCCGCCTGTCCTGGCAGGTCACCATCCATCTTGATGGCGGTGGTGCCGTCCGCCTGCCGGCACCCTACGCGGTCGGCAGTGAGCCGAGCGCCGCCTTTCGAGCTGAGTATGAAGCGATTCATCAGCGCTGGCACCAAGAAAAGGCGCACACGAAGTCGCCGACGCGGCGCGGGCGGCGACGCTCGGCTCGATAG